The Microbacterium luteum nucleotide sequence CCCCGCGACCAGGTGGTCGTAGTGGTGCAGGCCCGAGGTGAAGTGGATCTCCTGGGCGATGTCGTCTTCGACCGGCACGGGGTTGATGTTCTTCGGCAGCGACAGCGCCCACAGGTTCGTTCCGGTGGCGGCAGGGCTGTTGAACAGGCGCGCGTTCTCGTCGGCGTGGCGAATGATCGACGCGGTGACGTTCCAGGCCAGACGAGCCTGGGCAGGGGTCAGCGGCCCGTCGCCGAACCACTCCTCCGCGGTGCGGACTTCGATCTTGAAGCCGGTGACCGCGTGCTCGAACCGACCGGTGGGCGGGCCGTTGTTGACCCAGTGGGCTCCGGGCTTCCAGTTCGGGGTCTGGACGTACAGCCAGTGCCGCACGCCAGGCGCAGGCTCGGGGCGCTTCCCGGTCAGCATGATGCGGTTAGCGCCGTACGAGGCAGCCGTGTCGAGCAGGTCCGTCAGGTTGGGGTTCTTGCGGCGCTCGCCGATGACGGGGCGAACGGGCGTGCCGGCGTCGGTGACGCCTTGCCCGGTGGTCTGGTCGACCCAGATCGTGGGCACGTCCTTCGGCGTCCACGGCTTGGGTCGGTAGTTCAGCTCGTCCATCTCACCCCCTCATTCGTCAGGTTATATTAGTCAAGAGTGCTTGAAAATTGCAATCAGATTTCGCAGTCGACGGGCGCTCCATGAAGGTCTGGCGGGGTCGCTAGGACGCGAGGCGGCCGCCGTAAGAGCGCCCGCGTCCGTGGTAGGACTTCTGCGCCTTCCGCAGCCCTTCCTCGGTCATCCCCAGCAGGAGGGCGATCTCTCGCTGGGTCAGCTCGGCCGCGCGCGCCTCGTCGACGACTTTGCCGCGGCGTTCGCGCAGCTCGTCCGCTTGCGCGAGCTGCTGGCCGATGCGACGGAGCTCCTCACGGATGGCGTCCGCGTCCTTGTTAGCCATGCGCCCCAGCATCCCCAACCAAGTTGGGTCTGGTTGCCGCGGCGCGCCGTAACCGCGAAAGTGGTTATATTCATCCAGCTGAGAGGAGCGCTGATGACCGGACGGCACCTCACCACGGCGGACGTCGCCGAGAAGCTCGGCGTGTCCGTCGTCGCGGTCTACAAGATGCGCTCCATCAGCAACAAGCTGCGCAGAGCCGGCCAGGAGGGTCCTCTGCTCCCCGAGCCGGTTGCCATAGAAGGCAACTCCCCGCTCTACGACGAGGCCGCGATCGACGCATTCGCGCAGGAGCGCGCGCGCAGGGCGCCCTCGCAGCGCGGCCGCCGGCCGCGACTGATGCCGGGACTGGCGCGCGATGCGGCTTTCGCGGAGCGGTTGCGGGCGGCGATCGCGGACGGGGCGGGGGCGCCCGAGGTTCCCACGCAGGCGGCTCTGATCGACCTGCTCGGCTTGAACGTCGTCACGTTCGGTGAGCGGATGCGAGGGCGCACCCGCTGGACCGACGCCGAGCTCGAGGTGATCAGGCGCACCCTCGGTGTCGACACGACGGATGCGAACGAGGTCGTAGACCGCGCTCGCGCGGCCAAGCGTCAGGCGCGCGCGGCGAGATCCCACGCGGGTTCGTAGCGGCTTCACGACATGCTCCCGCTCTCGTCGCTGGCTTGCTGGGCAGCGCAGGTTGAGAGCGTGTCCACGAGCGCACCGCGGTCGGCTTCGTCGACCGCGAGGTGCCAGGTGTCGACGATCTCCGTGTAGCGGGCGACGTAGGTGCACACGTAGTCGGCGTTCGATGGCAGCCACAGGGCTGGCCCGTGGTCGTTCTTGGCCGCATTCGTGTTGCCATCGACGGCGACGATGTTGTCGAACGAGTTGGCGAACTGAATGCGCTGCTGCTCGGTCCACGCCCACGCGCCCCCGGCGTGCGCCGCCGAAAGGCTGACGATGTGGTCGATCTGGACGCCGGAGCTTCCCGGGGCTCCAGGGGCGGCGATCCGGTCGTGCTCGAACTCAATGCGTGTGCCCGTGTACGGATCGGGGTCGAGCACGCCGGAGAGCACCGTGCAACCGTCACGGACGACGTCCTGCAGCTGGACGGCGAGGAGATCGTCTCGCTGATCGCAGCCGTTTCCCTCGATGTCGATCCAGCGCTCGCCGAACGTGGCGCGGCGATACTCGGGAATCTCCTCGGTGGGATCGATCAGCGGCAGCTCCTGCGCGACTGCGGCGAGCGCGGTGTAGTCGTAGGTCGGGTCCGGGGCGGGTGCCTGCGGGCGCGTCCATGTGTCGATCCAGGAGGTGATGCCCAGCTGGTGGGCGCCGAAGCCGAGCGCGAGAGCTGCGACCGCGGCGAGGGCTGTGCTGGCGCGGCGGGTGCGTCGGTTCATCTGCGCTCCTTTGCCTGTGCGGTGTCGGCTTGGTCGAGCAGCAGTATGGTTCGGGCGATCTGGGTGCGTGCCTCGTCGATGACCTCGAGGGTTTCGTCGTCGGCGTCGAGCTCTGAGAGTGCGTGGCTCTGGCGGCGGAGCTGGTCGCCGAGGTGGAACATGCCGGCACTGAGGAGGACCTCGGCGAGCGCGGCCGCGCGGGCGCCTTGGTGGTCGGCGCTGACGGCGAGGTCGTCGATGATCTCGATGAGGGTTGCGCGGGATCCCATCGTTGGGTCTTCTCCTGGAGTGAGCTCGCGGAGCGCTTCACGGTTGAGCAGCGTCTGGAAGAGCCTGTGCATCCGTTGGGTGAGGGGGCGGCCGTCGCGGCGGGTGCAGTTGAGCGCGAACTCGCGGAAGCTCCATCGGACGGTGACGGGTGTGCCGGTCTGGATGGTCATGGCTTCCTGGAGGCGCACGGCGATGTCGGTCATCAGTGCTCCTCGGTTCGGCCCAGGTGGGGGATCTGCTTGAGGTGGGCGCCGCGGCCGTTGCCGAGCTGGGGGGAGATCGCGCAGCTGGGCAGGTGCAGTCTCGCGTTCGGCCCGTGGCCTGCTGCCGCGTGGGGTGTGGGCTGCCGCGTTGGCCGGGTGTGCCGGGCGCCTCGCTGAGTCAGCGGGAGGGGGTTGAAGCGCAGCGACAGGGCCCAGCGATGGCCGCCGAGCGCGCGGACGACCCGCAGCCACTCTCCCTCTTTGGTGGAGTCGATGGTGAAGGTGTTCGGCTGGTCAGACATCTGCGGCTTCTTTCGGTGCGAAGGGGCTGTTCTTGGCGTCGCGGAGCATCTGCCGGGTGATCGGCTCGGTCTCCTCGAGCGAGGCGAGCGAGAAGTAGTGGCGGCGGGCGCGGGCCGCTTCGGTGCAGGTGAGCAGCTGGCGGTTGCCGTGGTTCGGGCATCCTCCCTTGCTGCGGCATCCGGCCAGGTAGCCGGCGGTGGTGCCGTGCAGGGCGGCTTCGAGGATGTCGAGCGTCTTGCTCATCAGGCGGCCTGCCGGAGTCCGAGGTCGTCACGGTCGCGGTCGATGGTGCGGACGTCGACGCCGAGCAGGTCGCTGAGCTGGGTGAGGCTGAGTCCGCGTTCGGTCCCGCGTCGGGTGGCTTCGAGGCGCTCGTCTCGGGTGAGGCGGACGTTCTGGCCGGCGAGAGCGAGCTCGATCGCGATCTCGTCGAGCAGGGGTTCCTGCCCGGCTGTGGGCGGTGCCGGGTCGGTGTCGATGTCGTCCCAGGCCAGCGGCGGCAGCCAGCCGTGCCGGCGTGCGACCGTGAGTGCGTAGGAGCGGCCGACCCGCTGCGCTCGGGTGTGGGTGGGGGGCTGCTGGTCCCAGAGCTCGTCGTAGAGCGCGGCGATGTCGTCGTGGACACGGATGTCCACGTAGGCGCCTTCGAGTGCCTTGTTGACCTTCCAGCGCGGGTAGCCGAGTCGGCGTGCGATCTCGTGGTGGTTCCATCCGATCGCGGCCAGAGCCTGGAGGCGCCGGCGGGTGCCGCGGCCGTTGACTCGGCCCTGCGCGGCGAGAGTGCTGCTGTCGGGGGTGACTGCGAGGAGTTTGCGGGCGGTGGCGCCGGTGACGAACCGTGCCGTCTCGCTGTTGAGCAGGCGACGGACCGTGGCGCCGCCGACGCCGGCGCTGATGGCGATCCGTTCGGGGATCATCCCGGTGTCGACCAGTGCCTGCAGGTGCTGCCGGATCGGCTCGATGGGTTGGTGCGCGTCCTGGTATCGCCCGTAGGCCAGGAGACGGTAGCGGTCGCGGCGGCGGCGCGCGTTGCCGTCCATGCAGGCGCGGCACCCGCAGAGGTGGACGACGTAGCAGGTGGAGGTCAGCCCGTGCTTGTGGTCCGGCGGGCAGGTGTGGGTCCGCATCTTCTCCTCCTCACAGATGGTTATATTCCCGAATATAACCCGTTCCCGAGGGTTTGGAACCCCCTCACTGCTAAGGGGTGGCCCCAGAGGCTCGAAGTCGACAATCTGAACGAGCTACAACGTTTGTTGCGGTTTCTCGCTACACTGTGCGCATGGCAGGATCAACTTTCGCTCGTCTGGGCGAGCTCGCGTCACAGCGTTGGGGCCTGGTGACCACCGCCCAGGCGCTCGAGGCTGGCGTGGCGCGCCCGACCCTGACGCGCCTCGCCAACAGCGGCGCGCTCATCCGCGTCGCGCGCGGCGTCTACCGCCTCGCCGGCGCGCCAGAGCACGAGCAGGAGGCGATCCTCGCGACCTGGCTCGCCCTCGGCGGCGCCGACCGTCCCCGCACAGACACCGGCGTCCCGCCCGTCGTCGCCGCAGGCCAGACGGCCGCGCAGCTGCATGGCATCGGCGACTGGTTCCCCGGGCCACTCGAGTTCGTCGTTCCCACCCGCCGCGGTACCCGCCTGGACGGGGTGCGGCTCCGCACCCGCGAGCTCGCGCCCACCGAGGTGGTCTCCGTCGACGGGATGCCGACCATGAGCGTCGAGCGCACGATCGCCGACCTGATCGAGCAGTGGGTCGACCGCTCCCTCGTCGCCGATGCGCTCGCCGACGCCGCGGACGCGGGAAAGCTGCTCTCCCCCGCCCGCCTGACCGAGTATCTGGAGCCGCTGGCCAAGCCCAACAAGTACCCCTCGGGTGCCGCGCTCGCGGCTGATCTGCTCGCTCTTGCGGGCGTCGACGCGGTGGTGCCGGCCGATGCCTGAGCCCGACGGCTACAAAGACTGGACGGGGCTTGCGCAGGCGATCAAGGCGGCCGCGACGAAGGCAGCCGGTGACGGCGCGAGCGCGCTGGATGTGAATGCGCAGATCGTGCAGGCACAGCACGATCGTTTCCTCAGCCGGGTCTTTGCGGAGGGGGAAGAGTCCGAGTGGCTGCTCAAGGGCGGCACGGCGATGCTCGCCCGGGTGCCGAAGTCACGGTCGACGAAAGACCTGGATCTGGCCTCGACCGGCGCCGCCGATCTGGATGCCGCGCAGCAGGCGCTCGAGCAGGCAGCCGCGCGTGATCTCGGCGACCATGTGCGGTTCCAGCTCACCCGTGCCCGTGCGACCGGGCGAGGAGAGAACCAGCCGGGTGTCGCGACCCGGCGCCTGGTGTTCACATG carries:
- a CDS encoding type IV toxin-antitoxin system AbiEi family antitoxin domain-containing protein; translation: MAGSTFARLGELASQRWGLVTTAQALEAGVARPTLTRLANSGALIRVARGVYRLAGAPEHEQEAILATWLALGGADRPRTDTGVPPVVAAGQTAAQLHGIGDWFPGPLEFVVPTRRGTRLDGVRLRTRELAPTEVVSVDGMPTMSVERTIADLIEQWVDRSLVADALADAADAGKLLSPARLTEYLEPLAKPNKYPSGAALAADLLALAGVDAVVPADA
- a CDS encoding HNH endonuclease family protein, yielding MNRRTRRASTALAAVAALALGFGAHQLGITSWIDTWTRPQAPAPDPTYDYTALAAVAQELPLIDPTEEIPEYRRATFGERWIDIEGNGCDQRDDLLAVQLQDVVRDGCTVLSGVLDPDPYTGTRIEFEHDRIAAPGAPGSSGVQIDHIVSLSAAHAGGAWAWTEQQRIQFANSFDNIVAVDGNTNAAKNDHGPALWLPSNADYVCTYVARYTEIVDTWHLAVDEADRGALVDTLSTCAAQQASDESGSMS
- a CDS encoding helix-turn-helix transcriptional regulator, which encodes MTGRHLTTADVAEKLGVSVVAVYKMRSISNKLRRAGQEGPLLPEPVAIEGNSPLYDEAAIDAFAQERARRAPSQRGRRPRLMPGLARDAAFAERLRAAIADGAGAPEVPTQAALIDLLGLNVVTFGERMRGRTRWTDAELEVIRRTLGVDTTDANEVVDRARAAKRQARAARSHAGS